A window of the Brassica napus cultivar Da-Ae chromosome C5, Da-Ae, whole genome shotgun sequence genome harbors these coding sequences:
- the LOC125586971 gene encoding GDSL esterase/lipase ESM1-like has product MAGKFSFVSVMGALLVLTIFHDPIIVDAGQGVPEVALFTFGDSYYDAGNKAFLSKNKNPPQTLWPYGKSRDDPNGKFSDGYIVPDFIAEFMSIPNGIPPALKPGANVSRGASFAVADASILGAPAESMTLNQQVNKFRSMISTWSDDYIEKSLFMIYIGTEDYLNFTKTNPTATASAQQAFVISDGIPTKQGSSEFSDDFSTTFR; this is encoded by the exons ATGGCAGGCAAGTTTAGTTTTGTGAGTGTCATGGGAGCACTATTGGTGTTAACCATATTCCATGATCCGATCATCGTCGACGCCGGCCAAGGTGTTCCGGAGGTAGCATTGTTCACTTTTGGAGACTCTTACTACGACGCTGGAAACAAAGCGTTtctaagcaaaaacaaaaaccctcCACAGACCCTGTGGCCTTACGGCAAGTCCCGCGACGACCCCAACGGCAAGTTTTCAGACGGCTACATTGTCCCCGACTTTATCG CTGAATTCATGTCCATTCCAAACGGAATCCCGCCGGCGCTTAAACCTGGTGCTAATGTTTCACGTGGAGCTAGCTTTGCCGTTGCCGACGCTTCTATTCTTGGGGCTCCGGCGGAATCT ATGACACTGAATCAACAAGTGAACAAGTTCAGAAGTATGATATCAACATGGTCCGACGACTACATCGAGAAATCATTGTTCATGATATACATCGGTACGGAAGATTATTTGAACTTCACCAAGACCAATCCCACTGCTACTGCTTCTGCTCAACAAGCTTTTGTCATCTCTGATGGAATTCCGACAAAACAAgggtcgtcggaattttccgatgacttttcgacgacattccgataa